CGAGACACCCGGGAAGGCGGGCACTACCGAGAAGAAGTTTACTCTAAGCGGGTGCCAGCTGGAAAGCGTACGTACTTTTTCGACGTCAAGCCAACGCGCTCTGGTGACGACTATTTCATCACGATCACTGAGAGCAAACGTATTGACGACCACCACTACGAAAAGCACAAAATCTTTCTCTACAAGGAAGATTTTGGCAAGTTTATCGCTGCGATCCACGAGGTGGTGCAGCACATCCGCAAGACCTACTTGCCGGACTACGACTTTAAGGATCTGCCTGAGCTTACTGTACCTTCCCGACACGCGCGGGACGAGGACGAGGTGTAAAAGAGCGATCTGTCGTGTACGGTTGGTGGGGAGGCGTGTTGGCCTCGATCCAATTCGAACTATGCCCAAAGCCGGCTTAGCCGGCTTTTTGTTTTCTAACCCAAACGAAAAATCCCATGGAACTGCTGCCCATTGTAGCCTATGGGAGCCGGCATGAGCGGTTGGCAGCAATCTTGCAGCGTAGCGGCACGTTCGATCCCGTTATTGAGCAACGCGTTCGCGAAATTCTCGAAGCAGTGCGCCAGCGAGGGGATGCAGCGCTTGAGGAATTGACTGAACGGTTTGATGGCGTGCGCCCTCCGTCTTTGCGTGTTTCGGAGGCCGAATTGGAAGCGGCCTATGCCGCGATAGATCCAGAGCTGAAAGCCGTTTTAGCCGAAGCAGCAGCCAACATCCGCCGCTTTCACGAACACCAGCGCCGCACGTCTTGGTTTATCGAAGAAGACGATGGCGTGGTGCTGGGTCAACGGGTGTTGCCTCTGGAACGGGTGGGCTTGTACGTTCCGGGGGGGCGTGCCTTTTACCCGTCGAGCTTGCTGATGAACGCCATTCCAGCACAGGTGGCTGGGGTACGAGAATTGCACCTGGTTTCTCCCCCAACTGCTTCGGGCAGGCCGCATCCTTTGGTTTTGGCTACAGCGTATTTTTTGGGCGTGCGCCATGTGTACGCTGTAGGAGGTGCCCAAGCCATTGCGGCTTTGGCGTTTGGCACAGAAACAATCCCGCGCGTGGACAAAATCGTGGGTCCTGGCAATGCCTACGTAGCAACGGCTAAAAAGCTAGTCTACGGCCCAGTAGCGATTGATGCCATAGCGGGTCCTAGTGAGATCGTGGTTGTGGCCGACGACACGGCCGACCCGGAATTTGTGGCAGCTGACCTTTTGTCGCAGGCCGAGCACGACGAGCGGGCTTCGGCCATTCTAGTGACGCCGCACCGTTTGCTGGCCGAAGTGGTGCAGGCAAAAGTGCGGGAACTGGTAGCCCGTGCACCGCGCCGCCCTATTCTTGAGGTATCGCTTGCCCGCTATAGTGCCTGCATTGTGACCGAGTCTCTAGAAGAAGCTTTTGCCGTGGTCAACGAGCTGGCACCTGAACATCTAGAGCTTCTCGTCCGCGACCCCTGGGCAGCGCTGACACAGGTGCGCCATGCAGGCGCCGTCTTTCTCGGACCCTATGCCACCGAACCTGTGGGAGACTACTTTGCCGGTCCCAATCACGTACTACCTACCGGGGGGACGGCCCGGTATGCTTCCGCACTCAGTGTAGATGATTTTGTGCGTAGCCAGTCGATTATTGCCTATACAGCCCGGCGATTGCAGCAGACAGGACCGCAAATTATCCGCTTTGCGGAGGCCGAAGACCTGCCAGCCCATGCCCAGGCTGTTGCCATCCGCCTGGCGCGCTTGCGTGAAACTTCTGCGGCCTTCTCGACTTCCAAAACCGTGTCGTAACCGGTCGTAACCTTATGCTTCACGATGTGCTGACCGTCGACGCCTTAACACAGGCATTGCAGGTCATCCGGCCTGCAGTGCGCCAAGGTAAGCCCTATAGCGTAGGTGCGCCCCCTGAGGCGCCAATCAAGCTTAATCAAAACGAAAATCCTTTCGAGCTGCCCGAAGCGGTTAAACGTGAGCTGCTCGAGGCGCTTCAGGAAGTTCCGCTGAACCGCTATCCTGCCGAGCATCCAGAACGCTTGCGCCAGGCCCTAGCTGAGCACCTTGGATGGAGCCCTGAGGGCATTATTGTAGGTAACGGCTCTAACGAGCTGACCTTTACCCTTGGCCTAGCGGTGGTGGATGCAGGTACTCCGGTGGTGCTGCCGCGGCCCATGTTTTCCTTCTATGAAATGATGGTACGGTTGCACGGTGGAAACGTGCTGGGCGTGCCGCCGCGTCCTGACTTGCAGTTCGATACCGAGGCACTGCTTGAAACCATCAGCCGTAACAGGCCTGCACTGGTGGTGCTGACCACCCCGAACAATCCAACGGGCCTGACAATGGCGCCTGAAGACGTGGAGGCCATCGTGCAGGCAGCTCCTGGTTTGGTCTTGATCGATGAAGCCTACGTAGAGTTTACCGATGGCATTGGGTTTCGGAGGTTTTTAGATCACTACCCCCACGTACTGTTGCTGCGCACGTTTTCGAAGGCTTTTGGTTTGGCCGGAGTGCGATTGGGCTATCTGGTAGGCCACCCGCGCATCATTCAGGAACTCTACAAGGCCCGTATTCCTTTTATGGTAGATCGGTTGGCTGAGACGATAGCCCTAACGCTGCTGCGGCACTACAAACTCGTGCAGGAGCAAGCCGCGCGCATCAAGCAAGCAGTGGCTTGGCTCTACCAGGAGCTGGCTACGCTGGCTGGTGTAGCACCGGTGCCTTCACAGGCGAATTTTGTTATCTTTCGGACAGAGCTGCAACCTCGCATTCTGCTTGCTCGTCTGGCCCAGAAAGGCATTTTGCTGCGCGACCTGAGCAACTATCCTGAGCTGCGGGGTTACGTGCGCGTAAGCGCTGGGCGGCCAGAAGAGAACCGGGCCTTTATGGACGCGTTGAAAGAGGCGCTTACCGAACCTGAATAGGTCACGCAGCCTTGGCAGTGCGGGTAGCGGGCTAAACGTTAGCATACGTACAATGGAGCTCATACAGGTTGACATCGTTGGGCTTTCTACGAGTCCTTCCAGTGGTGGGGCGTATGCGCTGGTCTTAGGAGAGGTTGACGGCAATCGGCGGTTACCGATCATCATCGGTGCTTTTGAAGCGCAAGCCATCGCGCTGGAATTAGAGAAAATTCAGCCGCCACGCCCGATGACGCACGATCTTTTGCGTGACCTATTCGAGGCAGTGGGTGCGGAGGTGCTGAGCGTGGTGATTGATGAGCTGCGCGATGGTACATTCTATGCCAAGATTCGCTTTGTGCATAACGGACGAGAGCGTCAACTGGATGCTCGACCCAGCGATGCTGTGGCGCTGGCTGTACGTGTCGATGCGCCTATCTTTGTAGCCCCAGCCGTGATGGAAGAGGCAGGCATTCCGGCCGAAGAAGGCGGAACCCTTTCGGTGAGCAGCAGCCGCGAAATGGAGGAGCCCGAGCCGCCCATGTCGCGCCTGGAACGTATGCAGAAAATGCTCGAAAAAGCTATCGAAGAGGAAGACTACGAACGTGCTGCCCAATTGCGGGATGAGATTGCTCGCCTAAAAAAAGAACAAGGACAAAACTAACGCGCATCGAAGGTGCACCTTATCCACAGCGAAGCTCTCCGGTAAGCGAAGCCATAAAGCTTCGCTTTTTGTTTTACTTGGGGTAAACCTTTTCCGTTCATGACAGCTGCCTTGCGAATCCAGCAGATTGACCGTTTGCCGCTTCCCACATTGCGGAAGCTTTCAAAGCTCTTTGTGACGTATGCCACCGATTACGCGCTGCTGGATGCGTTTTATGCCGGTGACTACCGATCGCCTAGCGTACGCCGCGCCTTGGCCAAACGCGTAGCCCAGCATCCCCGCCAGCGCGACGTGCTCGTCCGTGTCCTCTTGGAGCAAAACACCCGTTGGGGACTAGACGCGGCTACGCAGGCGAACATTGAAGCATTGCGCCTGCCCGACAGTGTAGCTGTGGTCTCGGGCCAACAGGTAGGATTGTTCGGCGGGCCGCTTTTTACGCTTTATAAAGTGCTCACGCTGTGTCGGCTAGCTCAGGCGCTTGCTGAGGAGCTGGAGCGACCGGTCATTCCTGTCTTCTGGCTGGCTGGGGAAGACCACGACTACGAGGAAGTTGCTGCGCTAACGGTGCTTAAGGGGGCTGAGCCGGTTACGCTGCGTTTGGAGCTGCCGCTGCCAGGTTATGCCGGAGCGGTAGGTCGTCTACCGCTACCAGCGTCGGTGCGTGACCTCCTGGCAGCCCTAGAAGCCCTACTGCCTGCTACAGCGTTTCGGGAGCCATTAATGGCTTTGCTCAACGAGACCTACCAGCCTGGGGTAACGCTGCAAGATGCCTTCGCGCGTTTACTCAAGCGCTGGCTGCCAGGCTCCGGCCTGGTACTGATCGATCCAGACGATGCCCGCCTCAAAGCGCTGGCACGTCCACTGTTTGCCCAAGAGCTCGAAGACTGGCAGACCGCACAGGCGCATCTGGAACACGTAAGCCGCTCTTTAGAGCACGCTTATCACGTACAGGTGCGCACCCAGCCCACCAACTTATTTTTACTTGAAGACCACCAGCGCCTTGCACTCGATGCCTTCGGCGAAGGCTTTCGACTGCGGGGTACCGACCGGCAGCTCTCGCGTCAAGAAGCGCTAAGCTTGCTTGAGGCGTCACCCGAGCGTTTCAGTCCCGGGGTGTTGCTGCGGCCTCTTTATCAAGATTGGCTCCTGCCCACGTTGGTATATGTAGCTGGACCTTCGGAAACGGCCTACTGGGCGCAGCTCAAACCGCTTTATGCTTGGGCAAACGTGCCAATGCCGCTGGTCTTTCCGCGCACGATGGCCTTGCTCGTTGAGCCCCGGGTTGCACAACTGCTCGAGCGCTACAAGTTGCGACCAGAAATGCTGCAACACGACCCAGATCACTTGTTTCATGAACTGGTGCGTCAGCAGCTGGACGGTGAACTAGAAGCCGCTTTTAAAGCAGCACAGCAGCAGCTTGACGATATGGTGGCGCGTTTGCGTCCAGTAGTCGAGCGCATCGAGCCGACGTTAGGTCCAGCTACCGAAGCGCTGGGTGCAGCACTGCGGCATGAACTAGACCGCTTTGAAGGACGTGTGCTGAAGGCGGCTAAGCAACGTGAAGCTACACTGCATAACCAAATTGCTCGGCTGCACGCCAGCCTGTTTCCCAACGGTGTGTTGCAGGAACGCGTGTTTTCGCCGGTTTACTTTTTGAGTAAATATGGGCTGGGGCTCATCGAGGCGTTATACAATGACTGGCCGCTTGATCCTGCTAACCTGCACATCGTCTACTTGTAAGCTATGGGAACGGTGCATTTTGGACGGGTACTGTTTAGCCCCCTGGTAGAACAGGCGATCGAGCTGGCTGCCCGCTGGCATGACCGTACGTATCGTAAAAGCCAGTGGCGTCCCCCCTTGTTGCCTGCACCTGACCCCGAAGATTTGGTGCCGGTCCCCGTAATGGCGCATGTGACAACCGTAGCGCTTTTGGTGGACCGGGCCGGATGGGATGATGTGGTCGTTGCAGCTGCTTTTTTACATGATGCCCTGGAAGATACCAACTGCTATGGCCAGCAACTACGCTACGAAGTGTTGCGTGCGCGTATGGGAGAGGCAGTCGCACGCCTGGTTCAGGATGTGACCGAACAGAAATTCGATGCTGCAGGCCAATGGCGTAGCTGGGAGGCCCGCAAGGCCGATTACCTGAACCATTTGCGCGTGGCCACGCCAGCAGCTATGGCCATCAGCTTGGCCGACAAGTTGCATAATCTCTGGACCATTAACCAAACGCTGGAGGCAGGCATCGATATCTTTGCACCAGCACCCGGCCGGCGTCCGCTTAATGCCGGGCCTCAAGCTCAGGCACAATTCCATCAAGCCTTACTTGACCTCTCTCGCCAGCATACCGAGCCGCGCCTGAACCCGCTCCGCGACCGCTTCGCGTATGAAGTGGAGCGATTTCTGAATTGGATAGCCCGCACGCAGTAAACAGCCGTTGCCAATTTGGGTAAACAATTCTTAAGGCGGTAGCGTATATTTGCGCCTGCATTCCCTAAGGATTCATCCCCATCTATACAGCATGGCAGGGTATCCGTTCAAGGAAATCGAAAGCAAATGGCAGCGCTACTGGGAGGCGCACAAAACGTTTCGGGCAGTAGGCCCCGGTGAGCCAGGGTTTGATCCGGCAAAACCCAAGTTCTACGTGCTCGACATGTTCCCTTATCCCAGCGGGGCAGGGTTGCACGTAGGTCATCCGGAAGGCTACACCGCTACCGATATTTTGGCCCGCTACCGTCGCATGAAGGGGGCCAACGTACTTCATCCAATGGGATGGGATGCCTTTGGCCTGCCAGCCGAGCAGTATGCCGTTGAAACAAATACACACCCGCGCCTGACGACTGAGCGCAACATTGCCCGCTTTCGCACACAGCTCAAACGGTTGGGCTTTTCCTATGATTGGGATCGTGAAATCAATACCACCGATCCCAACTATTACAAATGGACTCAGTGGATTTTTCTCCAGCTCTACAAAAAAGGTTTGGCTTACGAAGCCGAAGTGCCGGTGAATTGGTGCCCCGCGCTCGGAACGGTACTGGCCAACGAAGAAGTGGTCGATGGAAAGTCGGAGCGGGGGGGCTATCCCGTCTATCGCCGACCAATGCGCCAGTGGATGCTGCGCATCACTGCCTATGCCGAGCGGCTGCTTGAAGATTTGGCGCTGCTGGACTGGCCAGAGAACATCAAAGAAATGCAGCGCAACTGGATTGGCCGCTCTGAAGGCGCTGAGATTGAATTCCCTGTGGTGGGACTGGAAGCGCGCCTGCGCGTTTTTACTACCCGGCCCGACACGCTTTTTGGCGCGACCTATATGGTGCTGGCGCCCGAGCATCCACTGGTAGCCGCCATTACCACGTCCGAGCAACGTGCAAGTGTCGAAGCCTACTGCCTTCAGGCCCAGCAGAAATCGGACCTAGAGCGCACCGAGCTAGCGCGTGAAAAAACTGGTGTGTTTACTGGCGGCTATGCGATCAATCCGGCCACAGGCCAAAAAATTCCGATCTGGATTGCCGACTACGTGCTGGGCCATTATGGCACAGGCGCCATCATGGCCGTGCCAGGTCATGACCAGCGCGACTGGGAGTTTGCC
This sequence is a window from Rhodothermus bifroesti. Protein-coding genes within it:
- a CDS encoding DUF3276 family protein — protein: MSYDSQHTDYRYRRESYDEDMRDVRDTREGGHYREEVYSKRVPAGKRTYFFDVKPTRSGDDYFITITESKRIDDHHYEKHKIFLYKEDFGKFIAAIHEVVQHIRKTYLPDYDFKDLPELTVPSRHARDEDEV
- the hisD gene encoding histidinol dehydrogenase, whose translation is MELLPIVAYGSRHERLAAILQRSGTFDPVIEQRVREILEAVRQRGDAALEELTERFDGVRPPSLRVSEAELEAAYAAIDPELKAVLAEAAANIRRFHEHQRRTSWFIEEDDGVVLGQRVLPLERVGLYVPGGRAFYPSSLLMNAIPAQVAGVRELHLVSPPTASGRPHPLVLATAYFLGVRHVYAVGGAQAIAALAFGTETIPRVDKIVGPGNAYVATAKKLVYGPVAIDAIAGPSEIVVVADDTADPEFVAADLLSQAEHDERASAILVTPHRLLAEVVQAKVRELVARAPRRPILEVSLARYSACIVTESLEEAFAVVNELAPEHLELLVRDPWAALTQVRHAGAVFLGPYATEPVGDYFAGPNHVLPTGGTARYASALSVDDFVRSQSIIAYTARRLQQTGPQIIRFAEAEDLPAHAQAVAIRLARLRETSAAFSTSKTVS
- the hisC gene encoding histidinol-phosphate transaminase, with amino-acid sequence MLHDVLTVDALTQALQVIRPAVRQGKPYSVGAPPEAPIKLNQNENPFELPEAVKRELLEALQEVPLNRYPAEHPERLRQALAEHLGWSPEGIIVGNGSNELTFTLGLAVVDAGTPVVLPRPMFSFYEMMVRLHGGNVLGVPPRPDLQFDTEALLETISRNRPALVVLTTPNNPTGLTMAPEDVEAIVQAAPGLVLIDEAYVEFTDGIGFRRFLDHYPHVLLLRTFSKAFGLAGVRLGYLVGHPRIIQELYKARIPFMVDRLAETIALTLLRHYKLVQEQAARIKQAVAWLYQELATLAGVAPVPSQANFVIFRTELQPRILLARLAQKGILLRDLSNYPELRGYVRVSAGRPEENRAFMDALKEALTEPE
- a CDS encoding bifunctional nuclease family protein, whose amino-acid sequence is MELIQVDIVGLSTSPSSGGAYALVLGEVDGNRRLPIIIGAFEAQAIALELEKIQPPRPMTHDLLRDLFEAVGAEVLSVVIDELRDGTFYAKIRFVHNGRERQLDARPSDAVALAVRVDAPIFVAPAVMEEAGIPAEEGGTLSVSSSREMEEPEPPMSRLERMQKMLEKAIEEEDYERAAQLRDEIARLKKEQGQN
- the bshC gene encoding bacillithiol biosynthesis cysteine-adding enzyme BshC; translation: MTAALRIQQIDRLPLPTLRKLSKLFVTYATDYALLDAFYAGDYRSPSVRRALAKRVAQHPRQRDVLVRVLLEQNTRWGLDAATQANIEALRLPDSVAVVSGQQVGLFGGPLFTLYKVLTLCRLAQALAEELERPVIPVFWLAGEDHDYEEVAALTVLKGAEPVTLRLELPLPGYAGAVGRLPLPASVRDLLAALEALLPATAFREPLMALLNETYQPGVTLQDAFARLLKRWLPGSGLVLIDPDDARLKALARPLFAQELEDWQTAQAHLEHVSRSLEHAYHVQVRTQPTNLFLLEDHQRLALDAFGEGFRLRGTDRQLSRQEALSLLEASPERFSPGVLLRPLYQDWLLPTLVYVAGPSETAYWAQLKPLYAWANVPMPLVFPRTMALLVEPRVAQLLERYKLRPEMLQHDPDHLFHELVRQQLDGELEAAFKAAQQQLDDMVARLRPVVERIEPTLGPATEALGAALRHELDRFEGRVLKAAKQREATLHNQIARLHASLFPNGVLQERVFSPVYFLSKYGLGLIEALYNDWPLDPANLHIVYL
- a CDS encoding HD domain-containing protein, whose product is MGTVHFGRVLFSPLVEQAIELAARWHDRTYRKSQWRPPLLPAPDPEDLVPVPVMAHVTTVALLVDRAGWDDVVVAAAFLHDALEDTNCYGQQLRYEVLRARMGEAVARLVQDVTEQKFDAAGQWRSWEARKADYLNHLRVATPAAMAISLADKLHNLWTINQTLEAGIDIFAPAPGRRPLNAGPQAQAQFHQALLDLSRQHTEPRLNPLRDRFAYEVERFLNWIARTQ